Proteins encoded by one window of Candidatus Binatia bacterium:
- a CDS encoding GTP cyclohydrolase II has translation MSAHVIAGQMLSRGAVPLETVHGPFRAHVFQNVATGAYAFAVARGDLAGDEPLLARVHSSCVTSETWGGCDCDCVDQLDLALERIADAGRGVVFYLMQEGRGAGFTAKARDRMIVQASRNRLTTFDAYEQMGLGRDHRRYDEVAHVCRALGIRAPLRLLSNNPEKVDALRGLDVAVEDTVPLRKEASPYNLHYLTAKSRSGHALDDPGDDAHAAELPEAVVDFAPYALADEPRFVHLATYLLPVRLRDCDAIDARPHWFRVHAYFDLVGGREQVVLSYGPRDAATPLVRVQRESWLERFPLASGGAEKRTWQAAVRAMVAHGAGFAAFVPVAGFAPDLHERTADADAAVALLAHHVRGRAVHPLLAARDLEQERALMAALARRGVELREPVVLDDERGAAETAPATQPYRAPAA, from the coding sequence GTGAGCGCGCACGTCATCGCAGGCCAGATGCTCTCGCGCGGCGCGGTGCCGCTCGAGACCGTGCACGGGCCCTTCCGTGCGCACGTCTTCCAGAACGTCGCGACCGGCGCCTACGCCTTCGCGGTCGCGCGCGGCGACCTCGCCGGCGACGAGCCGCTGCTCGCGCGCGTGCACTCGTCCTGCGTCACCAGCGAGACCTGGGGCGGCTGCGACTGCGACTGCGTCGACCAGCTCGACCTCGCGCTCGAGCGCATCGCCGACGCAGGTCGCGGCGTCGTTTTCTACTTGATGCAGGAGGGTCGCGGCGCCGGGTTCACCGCCAAGGCGCGCGACCGGATGATCGTGCAGGCCAGCCGCAACCGGCTCACGACCTTCGACGCCTACGAGCAGATGGGCCTCGGGCGCGACCACCGACGCTACGACGAGGTCGCGCACGTCTGCCGCGCGCTCGGGATCCGCGCGCCGCTGCGGCTGCTGAGCAACAACCCGGAGAAGGTCGACGCGCTGCGCGGGCTCGACGTCGCGGTCGAGGACACCGTGCCGCTGCGCAAGGAAGCGTCGCCGTACAACCTGCACTACCTGACGGCGAAGTCGCGCTCCGGGCACGCGCTCGACGATCCGGGCGACGACGCGCACGCCGCCGAGCTGCCCGAGGCGGTCGTCGACTTCGCGCCCTACGCGCTCGCCGACGAGCCGCGCTTCGTGCACCTCGCGACCTACCTCCTGCCGGTGCGCCTGCGCGACTGCGACGCGATCGACGCGCGGCCGCACTGGTTTCGCGTGCACGCGTACTTCGATCTCGTCGGCGGCCGCGAGCAGGTCGTGCTGTCCTACGGACCGCGCGACGCCGCGACGCCGCTCGTCCGCGTGCAGCGCGAGTCCTGGCTCGAGCGCTTCCCGCTCGCGAGCGGCGGCGCCGAGAAGCGCACCTGGCAGGCGGCGGTGCGCGCGATGGTCGCGCACGGCGCGGGCTTCGCGGCGTTCGTGCCGGTCGCGGGCTTCGCGCCCGACCTGCACGAGCGCACGGCCGACGCCGACGCCGCGGTGGCGCTGCTCGCGCACCACGTCCGCGGACGCGCCGTGCACCCGCTGCTCGCAGCGCGCGACCTCGAGCAAGAGCGCGCGCTGATGGCGGCGCTCGCGCGGCGCGGCGTCGAGCTGCGCGAGCCGGTCGTGCTCGACGACGAACGAGGAGCGGCGGAGACGGCGCCGGCGACGCAGCCGTACCGGGCGCCCGCGGCATGA